From a region of the Acinetobacter calcoaceticus genome:
- the glmM gene encoding phosphoglucosamine mutase: protein MSYFGTDGIRGKFGQMPITPEFALKLGFAAGKVLKRTSPKNKPLVVLGKDTRLSGYILESALQAGLNAAGVYVHLLGPLPTPAIAHLTRALHAHAGIVISASHNPYYDNGIKFFSSEGKKLPDSLQEEINQELEKDLFIEDTANLGKSVRVNDANGRYIEFCKSTFPYHFDLNNLKIVLDCAHGAAYSVGPSVFRELGAKVIALYNEPDGLNINESCGSTHPEHLQKAVVEHQADLGIAFDGDADRVVMVDKFGNLIDGDHILYILATQAQNKPAGIVGTVMSNMALEVALEKANVNFVRAKVGDRYVLQALEENGWVTGGEPSGHILTLDKSTTGDAIIAALQVLTVMVEQNKALHELVQDFKLFPQVLLNVHLEQMLDPYSIPALVTEFDKAEAQLKGRGRILIRKSGTEPVIRVMVEGDNEQEVNTLAQHLADAVRSQAQVA, encoded by the coding sequence ATGAGTTATTTTGGAACGGATGGTATTCGTGGAAAATTTGGGCAAATGCCTATTACTCCAGAGTTTGCTTTAAAACTCGGTTTTGCTGCAGGGAAGGTATTAAAACGAACGAGTCCAAAAAATAAACCGCTCGTTGTATTAGGAAAAGACACACGTTTATCTGGCTATATTTTAGAATCTGCTTTACAGGCAGGCTTAAACGCTGCTGGCGTATATGTTCATTTACTTGGTCCATTACCAACACCAGCAATCGCACATCTTACTCGTGCTTTGCATGCACATGCAGGTATTGTTATTTCTGCTTCGCATAATCCATATTATGATAATGGGATTAAATTCTTCTCAAGTGAAGGCAAGAAATTACCAGATTCATTACAAGAAGAAATTAATCAAGAATTAGAAAAAGACTTATTTATTGAGGACACTGCAAACTTAGGTAAAAGTGTTCGTGTAAATGATGCAAACGGTCGTTATATCGAATTTTGTAAATCTACTTTCCCTTACCACTTTGATTTAAATAATTTAAAGATTGTGTTGGACTGTGCTCATGGCGCGGCATATAGCGTTGGGCCTTCAGTTTTCCGCGAGCTAGGTGCAAAAGTCATTGCTTTATATAATGAACCAGATGGCTTAAATATTAATGAAAGCTGTGGTTCAACACATCCTGAACACTTGCAAAAAGCAGTGGTTGAGCACCAAGCAGATTTAGGAATTGCATTTGATGGCGATGCTGACCGTGTTGTGATGGTTGATAAGTTTGGTAACTTAATTGATGGTGACCATATCTTATATATTTTGGCAACTCAGGCTCAAAATAAGCCAGCTGGTATTGTTGGTACTGTCATGAGTAATATGGCACTTGAAGTTGCACTTGAAAAAGCAAATGTTAATTTTGTTCGTGCAAAAGTCGGTGACCGCTATGTATTACAGGCTTTAGAAGAAAATGGTTGGGTGACAGGTGGCGAACCTTCTGGTCACATTCTCACTTTAGACAAGAGTACGACTGGTGATGCCATTATCGCCGCGCTTCAAGTTTTAACGGTGATGGTCGAGCAAAATAAGGCTCTTCATGAATTGGTTCAAGACTTTAAACTATTCCCACAAGTTCTTTTAAATGTACATTTAGAACAAATGCTTGATCCATATTCTATTCCAGCATTGGTTACTGAATTTGATAAAGCAGAAGCACAGCTTAAAGGCCGTGGACGTATCTTGATCCGTAAGTCTGGAACAGAACCAGTGATTCGTGTCATGGTTGAAGGGGATAATGAGCAAGAAGTAAATACTTTAGCTCAGCATTTAGCAGATGCGGTTCGTTCACAAGCACAAGTCGCATAA
- the pdxH gene encoding pyridoxamine 5'-phosphate oxidase has translation MSDVIKDLSELRLSYEQGELYEGQVESNPHQQFLGWFNHALAANLHEPYTMSLATAGANGRPHVRTVLLRGATEAGYDFYTNYDSQKGIDLAENPYAELLFYWPSLERQVRVGGRVVKISEQESTDYYRKRPRDSQIAAHISAPQSGKIESRELLQQRFQDLQQQVASHEVLDKPEFWGGYRLQPDYYEFWQGRPNRLHDRLSYEKIDGQWMLHRLMP, from the coding sequence ATGAGTGATGTCATTAAAGATTTAAGTGAATTACGCTTGAGCTATGAGCAGGGCGAGTTGTATGAGGGACAGGTTGAATCAAACCCTCATCAGCAGTTTCTTGGTTGGTTTAACCATGCTCTAGCTGCCAATTTGCATGAACCCTATACCATGTCGTTAGCAACAGCAGGTGCTAATGGCAGACCTCATGTTAGAACTGTTTTGTTACGTGGTGCCACGGAAGCTGGGTATGATTTTTATACTAACTATGACAGTCAGAAAGGTATTGATTTGGCAGAAAATCCTTATGCCGAATTATTATTTTACTGGCCGAGTCTAGAGCGTCAGGTGAGAGTTGGTGGTCGTGTTGTAAAAATTTCTGAACAGGAATCTACAGACTACTATCGTAAACGACCACGTGATAGTCAAATTGCAGCGCATATTAGTGCTCCTCAGAGTGGCAAAATCGAAAGTCGGGAACTGTTACAACAACGTTTCCAAGACTTACAGCAACAAGTTGCAAGTCATGAAGTACTCGATAAACCGGAGTTCTGGGGAGGCTATCGTCTGCAACCGGATTATTATGAATTCTGGCAAGGGCGACCAAATCGTTTACATGACCGCTTGAGTTATGAAAAAATCGACGGTCAATGGATGTTGCACCGGCTGATGCCTTAA
- the recJ gene encoding single-stranded-DNA-specific exonuclease RecJ codes for MTKIQIKQRPLLTRPEQFQGVPPFIAEILARRGVQSEQELELKLKNLLAPELKGLETAVALMDQAIDEQKKIVIVGDYDADGATSTALMVLALRDMGAQVDYLVPDRFKYGYGLTPAIAELAYSTYHPHILITVDNGISSHTGVEAAHTLGMQVIITDHHLTTKETPPAEAVVNPNQLGCDFPSKALAGVGVAFYVLANLASLRNKQGKSTSKVTQYLDLVALGTYADVAVLDYNNRILVDAGVKRIQQQQCRVGILALLDIAGREAVSLRAQDLGFVIGPRINAAGRMESMRIGIECLLAENMETAYPIAQQLNQLNIERRQVEGAMKQQALTALDNLQLSKENIPSALVLFEESWHQGVIGIVAGRLKEQFHRPTIVFAPDEDGIHIKGSARSIDGVHIRDTIEQVAERHPELVSHFGGHAAAAGLTIRKENFDAFKTVFTACVDAMDESLFQATLWTDGELPASALQLDTLTWIEQLGPWGQKFPFPQFEGLFKIIDYRWLKETHLKLKVALDQYSFDAIVFNAAGRFEFDPMRDHVHLVYEIDRNVFNGNVNLQLRIVHLKQ; via the coding sequence ATGACAAAAATACAAATCAAACAAAGACCTTTATTGACACGCCCTGAACAGTTTCAGGGCGTGCCTCCGTTTATTGCCGAGATTTTGGCAAGACGTGGAGTCCAATCTGAACAGGAACTAGAGCTCAAGCTTAAGAATTTACTCGCTCCTGAGCTCAAAGGTTTAGAAACCGCTGTAGCCTTAATGGACCAAGCCATTGATGAGCAGAAAAAAATTGTTATTGTCGGGGATTATGATGCCGATGGAGCAACCAGCACAGCTTTAATGGTTCTGGCACTTCGTGATATGGGTGCACAAGTTGACTATCTGGTTCCTGATCGGTTTAAGTATGGTTATGGTTTAACGCCTGCTATTGCTGAATTAGCCTATTCAACATACCACCCCCATATATTAATTACTGTGGATAATGGTATTTCGAGCCATACGGGTGTAGAGGCTGCTCATACATTAGGTATGCAGGTCATTATTACCGATCACCATTTAACCACTAAAGAAACTCCACCAGCAGAAGCAGTTGTAAACCCAAACCAATTAGGCTGTGATTTTCCAAGTAAAGCTTTAGCGGGAGTTGGCGTTGCTTTTTATGTCTTGGCGAATTTGGCAAGTTTACGTAACAAGCAAGGCAAGAGCACAAGTAAGGTAACTCAATACCTAGACTTAGTTGCTTTGGGGACTTATGCGGATGTTGCTGTATTAGATTATAACAACCGAATATTGGTTGATGCAGGCGTAAAAAGAATTCAACAACAACAATGTCGAGTGGGAATTCTAGCGCTATTAGATATTGCTGGTCGAGAAGCCGTTTCATTGCGGGCACAAGATCTAGGATTTGTGATAGGGCCCCGTATTAATGCTGCTGGGCGTATGGAAAGCATGCGTATTGGTATTGAGTGCTTGTTGGCAGAGAATATGGAAACTGCTTATCCTATTGCTCAACAATTAAATCAATTAAATATAGAGCGCCGTCAAGTTGAAGGAGCGATGAAACAACAGGCTCTTACAGCTTTAGATAATCTGCAACTTTCAAAAGAAAATATCCCGTCCGCTCTCGTACTGTTCGAAGAAAGCTGGCATCAAGGTGTTATTGGAATTGTGGCCGGGCGTTTAAAAGAGCAGTTTCATCGACCTACTATTGTTTTTGCCCCTGATGAAGATGGTATTCATATCAAAGGGTCTGCGCGTTCAATTGACGGCGTGCATATTCGAGATACGATTGAACAAGTTGCAGAGCGGCATCCAGAGCTGGTCAGCCATTTTGGTGGGCATGCCGCAGCAGCAGGTTTAACAATTCGAAAAGAGAACTTTGATGCTTTTAAAACGGTTTTTACCGCTTGTGTAGATGCAATGGATGAATCACTTTTTCAGGCAACTTTGTGGACTGATGGAGAGTTGCCAGCTTCGGCTTTACAACTTGACACGCTAACCTGGATAGAGCAGTTGGGGCCATGGGGACAAAAATTCCCTTTTCCTCAGTTTGAAGGCCTTTTCAAGATAATAGATTATCGTTGGCTTAAAGAAACCCATCTAAAACTTAAAGTGGCACTAGATCAATATAGTTTTGACGCAATTGTCTTTAATGCAGCAGGTCGATTTGAGTTCGACCCTATGCGAGATCATGTCCATTTAGTTTATGAGATTGACCGTAATGTATTTAATGGGAACGTGAATTTGCAGTTGCGCATCGTACATTTAAAGCAATAA
- a CDS encoding putative porin: MKKLAIASALLSALAVSGAANAYQAEVGGSYNYLDPDDGSSVSKFGVDGTYYFNPVQTRNAPLAEAAFLSRASNVNALINYGDNSGTKDTQYGVGVEYYVPNSDFYVSGDVGRNEREIDNTNIDSKVTTYAAEVGYLPAPGLLLALGVKGYDEKDGKDGADPTVRAKYVTQVGQHDVNLEAFGAFGDLDEYKVRGDYYIDKTFSVGADYYNNDLTDKDEFGINAKKFLNQQVSVEGRIGFGDNDNTYGVRAGYRF; the protein is encoded by the coding sequence ATGAAAAAACTAGCAATTGCATCAGCTCTTTTATCTGCACTGGCAGTAAGTGGCGCAGCAAACGCTTACCAAGCTGAAGTTGGTGGTTCTTACAATTATCTTGATCCAGATGACGGCAGCAGTGTAAGCAAATTTGGTGTTGACGGGACTTATTACTTTAATCCTGTTCAAACTCGTAACGCTCCACTTGCTGAAGCAGCTTTCTTAAGCCGTGCAAGTAATGTTAACGCTCTTATCAACTATGGCGATAACAGCGGTACAAAAGACACTCAGTATGGCGTAGGCGTTGAATACTATGTTCCTAACTCAGATTTCTACGTTAGCGGTGATGTAGGCCGAAATGAACGTGAAATCGACAACACTAATATTGATAGTAAAGTTACGACTTATGCTGCTGAAGTAGGTTATTTACCAGCTCCTGGTTTATTACTTGCTCTAGGTGTTAAAGGCTACGACGAAAAAGACGGTAAAGACGGCGCTGATCCAACAGTTCGTGCTAAATACGTTACTCAAGTAGGTCAACATGACGTAAACCTTGAAGCATTCGGTGCGTTTGGTGACCTAGACGAATATAAAGTTCGTGGTGACTACTACATCGACAAAACTTTCAGTGTAGGTGCTGACTACTACAACAATGACTTAACTGATAAAGATGAATTTGGCATCAATGCTAAAAAATTCTTAAATCAGCAAGTAAGTGTTGAAGGTCGTATTGGATTCGGTGACAACGACAACACTTATGGTGTTCGTGCAGGATACCGCTTCTAA
- a CDS encoding putative porin, producing MKKSNILFAILTATCAFNANAYQTEVGTMYEFTDMDGGENNSFGINGKYYFNPVETKTYPLAEAAFLNKSSNIGLGYAYSKLEDDEDSGKLEFSSVGITGEYFIPNTSLYLSGAFNRTKREATANDFGSADDNGNGYAVEVGFLPTDGLLLAAGVTDLSESFDPIQAAKYGFITSLSNAAAVTGEDEDTVVTLRAKYVTQISGFYTNFEGQTYIGDETTYRLGADLYLDPTLSIGASFADSTAEDSDTIFSLRAQKFITPQLAVGLTYTTVEDADSFGINGTFRF from the coding sequence ATGAAAAAATCAAATATTTTATTCGCAATCCTTACCGCCACATGTGCTTTCAATGCAAATGCCTATCAAACTGAAGTTGGTACAATGTACGAATTTACAGATATGGATGGGGGAGAAAATAATAGCTTCGGTATTAACGGCAAATATTATTTTAATCCAGTTGAAACAAAAACATATCCTTTAGCAGAAGCTGCATTTCTAAATAAATCTTCAAATATTGGACTAGGCTATGCATATAGCAAACTAGAAGATGATGAAGATTCTGGAAAACTCGAATTTAGTTCTGTAGGTATTACTGGTGAATACTTTATTCCAAATACCTCGCTCTATTTATCAGGAGCATTTAACCGTACAAAAAGAGAAGCCACTGCAAATGATTTCGGTTCAGCTGATGATAACGGTAATGGCTATGCTGTAGAGGTCGGTTTCCTACCAACAGATGGATTATTATTGGCTGCTGGTGTAACAGATTTATCTGAAAGTTTCGATCCAATACAAGCAGCTAAATATGGCTTTATTACTTCGTTGTCAAATGCCGCAGCCGTAACTGGTGAAGATGAAGATACAGTCGTAACTCTACGTGCCAAGTATGTTACTCAAATTTCTGGTTTTTATACTAATTTTGAAGGACAAACTTATATTGGGGATGAAACCACTTATCGTTTAGGTGCAGATCTTTATCTTGATCCAACTTTAAGTATTGGAGCATCTTTTGCAGATTCAACAGCAGAAGATTCAGATACAATTTTTAGTCTTCGTGCACAAAAATTCATTACACCACAATTAGCAGTAGGCTTAACTTATACGACTGTTGAGGATGCTGATTCTTTTGGTATTAATGGAACATTCCGTTTCTAA
- the prfB gene encoding peptide chain release factor 2 (programmed frameshift) produces the protein MEINPYLNQLKDLTDRSQTLRGYLDYDLKKERLEEVLRELEDPAIWSDQSRAQAMAKEKGELENVINVLDGLATQLEDAKAMLDLAVEADDESLLEDVQSELGAAEDELAKLEFRRMFSNPMDPNPCYVEIQSGSGGTEAQDWASMLLRMYMRWIERHGFKAELMEVSDGDVAGIKSATIRVEGEYAYGWLRTESGVHRLVRKSPFDSGNRRHTSFSAVFISPEVDDNIEIDINPSDVRTDTYRASGAGGQHINKTDSAVRLTHMPTGIVVACQNQRSQHANRDHAWKQLRAKLYELEMQKRNEAAQALEDSKSDIGWGSQIRSYVLDDSRIKDLRTGVENSNTGAVLDGDLDRFIEASLKQGL, from the exons GTGGAAATTAATCCTTATCTAAACCAATTGAAAGACTTAACTGATCGTAGCCAAACACTACGGGGGTATCTT GACTACGATCTAAAGAAAGAACGTTTAGAAGAAGTTTTACGTGAGTTAGAAGACCCTGCAATCTGGAGCGATCAAAGTCGTGCTCAGGCTATGGCCAAAGAAAAGGGCGAGCTTGAAAATGTCATTAATGTGTTAGACGGTTTAGCAACACAGCTTGAAGATGCAAAAGCAATGCTAGATTTGGCCGTAGAAGCCGATGATGAAAGCCTGCTTGAAGACGTTCAGTCTGAGCTTGGTGCTGCCGAAGATGAACTGGCTAAACTTGAATTCCGTCGTATGTTTAGTAATCCAATGGACCCAAATCCTTGCTATGTCGAGATTCAATCGGGTTCAGGTGGTACAGAAGCACAAGACTGGGCATCTATGCTGTTACGTATGTATATGCGCTGGATTGAACGTCACGGTTTTAAAGCAGAACTTATGGAAGTATCTGACGGTGATGTGGCTGGTATCAAGTCTGCAACGATTCGTGTTGAAGGTGAATATGCCTATGGTTGGTTACGTACCGAATCAGGTGTACATCGTCTAGTTCGTAAATCACCATTTGATAGCGGTAACCGCCGTCATACCTCATTCTCTGCGGTATTTATTTCACCGGAAGTTGACGACAATATTGAAATTGATATCAATCCGTCTGATGTTCGTACCGATACTTACCGTGCATCGGGTGCGGGTGGTCAGCACATTAACAAAACTGATTCGGCAGTACGTTTAACTCACATGCCAACAGGTATTGTGGTGGCATGTCAGAACCAGCGTTCACAACATGCTAACCGTGACCATGCATGGAAACAGTTACGTGCGAAGTTGTATGAATTGGAAATGCAAAAACGTAATGAAGCAGCTCAAGCTCTAGAAGACTCGAAGTCTGATATTGGTTGGGGAAGCCAGATTCGTTCGTATGTATTAGATGATTCACGTATTAAAGATTTACGTACGGGTGTTGAAAACTCTAATACGGGTGCTGTTCTTGATGGTGACCTTGACCGCTTTATTGAGGCGAGTTTAAAACAAGGTTTATAA
- a CDS encoding ArsR/SmtB family transcription factor: MDIDAISKALSNPLRRQILQWLKEPEHYLPVEECGGSFEKGVCAGHIERLGEVAQSTMSNHLSVLQQAGLIQVQKYGQWSYFSRNEALIQQYIEHLKQTL, encoded by the coding sequence ATGGATATTGATGCAATTAGCAAAGCCCTTTCCAATCCTCTGCGCAGGCAAATTTTGCAATGGTTAAAAGAACCTGAACATTATTTACCTGTAGAAGAATGTGGCGGTAGTTTTGAGAAGGGTGTTTGCGCAGGTCATATTGAACGTTTGGGTGAAGTAGCTCAGTCTACAATGTCTAATCATTTGTCTGTGTTACAGCAGGCGGGGCTTATTCAGGTCCAAAAATATGGTCAATGGTCTTATTTTTCACGTAACGAAGCTTTGATTCAGCAATATATCGAACATTTAAAACAAACACTTTAA
- a CDS encoding alkene reductase yields the protein MAELNTPLTVGDFEIKNRLVMAPLTRARSGESRVPNDLMVEYYQQRANAGLILTEATVIGSKTVGYAETPGLWSQEQAQAWNKIIEAVHAQGSKIVAQLWHVGRISHPELLEGDTPVAPSAIQPAGEVSLLRPKRPYVKPRALSIEEIKEVVAQYKHSAELAKVAGFDGVELHAANGYLIDQFLQSNTNQRNDEYGGPIENRARLLLEVIDAFIEVWGAGRVGVHIAPRGDSHDMGDENPLATFGFVVEQLNQRNVAFIFSREYEAADSISPQLREKFNGVWIANENLTPESAKRILRDGGADAVSFGKAYIANPDLLQRLEQNLPLNELQPTTLYAKGAEGYTDYPALEAS from the coding sequence ATGGCTGAACTCAATACTCCTTTAACGGTTGGTGATTTTGAAATTAAAAATCGACTAGTTATGGCTCCACTAACACGTGCGCGTAGTGGTGAAAGTCGAGTACCTAACGATTTAATGGTGGAATATTATCAACAACGTGCAAATGCTGGTCTGATTCTGACTGAAGCAACAGTGATTGGTTCAAAAACTGTGGGTTATGCAGAAACTCCAGGGTTATGGTCACAAGAGCAAGCACAGGCTTGGAATAAGATTATTGAGGCAGTTCATGCTCAAGGTTCGAAAATTGTAGCTCAACTTTGGCATGTGGGACGTATTTCGCATCCTGAACTTTTAGAAGGTGATACACCTGTTGCGCCGAGTGCGATTCAGCCTGCTGGTGAAGTGAGTTTGTTACGCCCTAAACGTCCATATGTGAAGCCGCGTGCACTTTCAATTGAAGAAATTAAAGAGGTCGTTGCTCAATATAAACATTCAGCAGAATTGGCTAAGGTTGCTGGTTTTGATGGCGTTGAGTTACATGCCGCTAATGGTTATTTAATTGACCAGTTCCTTCAAAGCAATACCAACCAACGTAATGATGAGTACGGTGGTCCGATTGAAAATCGCGCTCGTTTATTATTAGAAGTGATTGACGCATTTATTGAAGTGTGGGGCGCTGGCCGAGTAGGTGTACATATTGCACCACGTGGTGATTCACACGATATGGGTGATGAAAATCCGTTAGCGACATTTGGTTTTGTCGTTGAGCAATTGAATCAACGTAATGTTGCTTTCATTTTCTCTCGTGAATATGAAGCTGCTGACAGTATTAGTCCTCAACTTCGTGAAAAATTTAATGGTGTATGGATTGCCAACGAAAACCTAACTCCAGAATCTGCAAAACGTATCTTGCGTGATGGTGGGGCTGACGCTGTATCTTTTGGTAAAGCTTATATTGCAAATCCGGACCTGTTGCAGCGTTTAGAGCAAAACTTACCTTTAAATGAGCTTCAACCTACTACTTTATATGCTAAAGGTGCGGAAGGTTACACAGATTATCCAGCGTTGGAAGCTTCATAA